A genomic window from Nocardioides rotundus includes:
- a CDS encoding DUF7507 domain-containing protein has translation MLVLVGMVAVVQVGADGRESRAEAAPAALAQDPTSCPTPISLKNGNFESPTVPNGAGTNVLEGTAGLEWLTTASDNLIEFWRGTVTAANGGLAISAQSGSQWVELNATQTSSLYQQIATTPGQTMRWSIWHRARSRNSIAGDDTNTMQVKIGSTVTNAVAQVPAGQTSANISTTDAQWVQYTGTYTVPAGQTSTAFVFSAVSGTSGNATLGNFLDNIIFGNAPCIITDKSVRDVNGGVTTAGDVLEYTVRATNNGGAASILTSITDQIPANTTYVPGSLTVDGTTRTDAIGDDVGQVSGGVVRANVGSGATASQGGSLAVGQTATVTFRVRVNDGVAAGTPITNTAETRFRWLSATDTERISTSQTTTNTVERVGLTLDKTRGTVTDVNNNGLRDAGDRVTYSFLVTNTGSTQVTGVSVSDPKVGAVSCPTTTLAAGASTTCTATYTITQADTDNGQVLNTATATANPPNNNAPVTATDSDTLTLDRRGGITLDKQSTLNDGDGDNRADVGEQIQYRFVVRNTGNVSLTSVAINDPRVQATCPTGPLAPGDERVCTATYTVTQADVNSGSVDNTATASGTTPTGNRLTSDPDSTTVPTERRSGLALDKTAALSDRDGDGAADVGETITFRFAVRNTGTVTVDNVTINDPKLRDAGVTVSCPTGPLAPGETRTCTATYTVTQDDIDAGSVSNTATASGTAPSGVPNPTSAPDDTVTPVDSTSGISLDKSAVLRDGNANNAADVGEVIDYTFAVTNDGGVTLTDVRIDDPKVGPVTCPTRIAPGATVTCQASYTVTQADVDAGTIVNTATAVARTPSGESLRSAPDTTRTPTDRTAALTLDKRGTLADGDGDGLADVGETVNYSFIVENTGTTTLTGLSVTDPKVTGVSCPTTTLAPGATTTCTATYTVTQGDLDAGGVANTARATATPPTGVDPPAATDSHLIPADVETALALVKDGTPADENGDGRVQAGETIDYTFTVTNEGTQTVSGLRVQDPKMSVTCPTTTLAPNASVTCTGSYTVTQTDVDNGAVVNNAVATGTTPGGASAVSNESTHREPTSTRAALAMTKTSQLADLNGNGGADVGETISYEFRVRNVGDVTLRVLRVDDPMLAAAGIEATCTGEPIEPGQTTTCSATYTVTQADVDRGTITNTATAVANDPEGNPVRSNESSTSIDAEQTPAFTLDKQADLNDGDSDALADAGETIDYSFVVTNTGTTTLTNVTVTDPKLGAVDCPTGTLAPGASITCTATYTVTQGDVDSGSVDNRRPRRRARAAPPCRSRWTPPARPPTPRPRRPWTSGRHSTTPTTTASPTSARPSTTPSSSPTPGT, from the coding sequence ATGCTCGTCCTCGTCGGCATGGTCGCCGTGGTGCAGGTGGGCGCCGACGGTCGGGAGTCTCGGGCGGAGGCGGCGCCCGCCGCCCTGGCGCAGGATCCGACCAGCTGCCCGACCCCGATCAGCCTGAAGAACGGCAACTTCGAGAGCCCGACGGTGCCCAACGGAGCGGGTACGAACGTGCTCGAAGGGACTGCAGGACTGGAGTGGCTGACGACCGCCTCCGACAACCTGATCGAGTTCTGGCGGGGCACCGTCACCGCAGCGAACGGCGGCCTGGCGATCTCCGCGCAGAGTGGCAGCCAGTGGGTCGAGCTGAATGCGACCCAGACGTCCTCGCTCTACCAGCAGATCGCGACCACGCCCGGACAGACCATGCGCTGGAGCATCTGGCACCGGGCTCGCAGTCGCAACAGCATCGCGGGTGACGACACCAACACCATGCAGGTGAAGATCGGCAGCACGGTCACGAACGCCGTGGCTCAGGTCCCCGCCGGGCAGACCAGCGCCAACATCAGCACCACCGACGCCCAGTGGGTGCAGTACACCGGCACCTACACCGTGCCGGCGGGGCAGACCAGCACGGCCTTCGTCTTCTCGGCGGTCTCCGGCACCAGCGGGAACGCCACGCTCGGCAACTTCCTGGACAACATCATCTTCGGCAACGCGCCGTGCATCATCACCGACAAGAGCGTCCGGGACGTCAACGGCGGGGTGACCACCGCCGGGGACGTCCTGGAGTACACCGTCCGCGCCACCAACAACGGCGGCGCCGCCTCGATCCTGACCTCGATCACCGACCAGATCCCGGCCAACACCACCTACGTGCCCGGGTCCCTCACCGTCGACGGGACCACGCGCACCGACGCCATCGGCGACGACGTCGGTCAGGTGTCCGGGGGAGTGGTGCGTGCGAATGTCGGATCCGGGGCGACCGCGAGCCAGGGCGGATCGCTCGCGGTCGGACAGACGGCCACCGTCACCTTCCGGGTCCGGGTCAACGACGGAGTGGCCGCGGGCACCCCGATCACCAACACCGCCGAGACCAGGTTCCGCTGGCTGAGCGCCACCGACACCGAGCGCATCTCGACCTCGCAGACGACCACCAACACCGTCGAGCGGGTCGGGCTGACCCTGGACAAGACGCGGGGCACGGTCACCGACGTCAACAACAACGGGCTGCGCGACGCCGGCGACCGGGTGACCTACTCCTTCCTGGTCACCAACACAGGCTCCACCCAGGTGACCGGGGTATCGGTGAGTGACCCGAAGGTCGGGGCCGTCTCCTGTCCGACCACGACCCTGGCGGCGGGCGCGTCCACGACGTGTACGGCGACCTACACCATCACCCAGGCCGACACCGACAACGGCCAGGTGCTCAACACCGCCACGGCGACGGCGAATCCGCCGAACAACAACGCGCCCGTGACCGCGACCGACAGCGACACTCTGACCCTGGACCGGCGCGGTGGCATCACCCTGGACAAGCAGTCCACGCTGAACGACGGGGACGGCGACAACCGGGCCGACGTCGGCGAGCAGATCCAGTACCGCTTCGTGGTCCGCAACACCGGCAACGTCTCGCTGACCTCCGTGGCGATCAACGACCCACGGGTGCAGGCGACCTGTCCGACCGGCCCCCTGGCCCCGGGGGACGAACGGGTGTGCACGGCGACCTACACCGTCACCCAGGCCGATGTGAACAGCGGCTCGGTCGACAACACCGCCACCGCCTCCGGCACCACTCCGACCGGCAACCGGCTCACCTCCGACCCGGACAGCACCACGGTGCCCACCGAGCGCCGCTCCGGCCTGGCCCTGGACAAGACGGCAGCCCTCTCCGACCGAGACGGCGACGGCGCCGCCGACGTGGGCGAGACCATCACCTTCCGCTTCGCGGTCCGCAACACCGGCACCGTGACCGTCGACAACGTCACGATCAACGACCCCAAGCTCCGCGATGCGGGTGTCACGGTGAGCTGCCCGACCGGGCCGCTGGCCCCGGGCGAGACCCGCACGTGCACGGCGACCTACACCGTCACCCAGGACGACATCGACGCCGGATCGGTCAGCAACACGGCCACCGCGAGCGGCACCGCGCCCAGCGGCGTCCCCAACCCGACCTCTGCTCCGGACGACACCGTGACCCCGGTCGACAGCACCTCGGGGATCAGCCTGGACAAGTCCGCTGTCCTGCGCGACGGCAACGCCAACAACGCGGCGGACGTCGGCGAGGTGATCGACTACACCTTCGCGGTGACCAACGACGGCGGCGTGACGCTGACCGACGTACGCATCGACGACCCCAAGGTCGGCCCCGTCACCTGCCCCACCCGGATCGCACCCGGCGCCACCGTCACCTGCCAGGCGAGCTACACCGTCACCCAGGCCGACGTGGACGCCGGCACCATCGTCAACACCGCGACCGCCGTCGCCCGGACCCCGAGCGGTGAGTCCCTGCGCTCGGCGCCCGACACCACCCGCACGCCCACCGACCGCACGGCCGCCCTGACCCTGGACAAGCGGGGCACGCTGGCCGACGGCGACGGCGACGGTCTCGCCGATGTCGGGGAGACGGTGAACTACTCCTTCATCGTGGAGAACACCGGCACCACGACGCTCACCGGGCTCTCGGTGACCGACCCCAAGGTCACCGGGGTCAGCTGCCCGACGACCACGCTCGCTCCGGGCGCCACGACGACGTGTACGGCGACCTACACCGTCACCCAGGGCGACCTGGACGCCGGCGGCGTCGCCAACACCGCCCGGGCCACGGCGACGCCACCCACCGGGGTCGACCCGCCCGCCGCCACCGACTCCCACCTGATCCCGGCCGACGTGGAGACCGCGCTGGCGCTGGTCAAGGACGGCACCCCCGCCGATGAGAACGGCGACGGCCGGGTGCAGGCCGGCGAGACGATCGACTACACCTTCACCGTCACCAACGAGGGGACGCAGACCGTCAGCGGGCTGCGGGTCCAGGACCCGAAGATGTCGGTCACCTGCCCCACCACGACGCTGGCTCCGAACGCCTCGGTGACCTGCACCGGCAGCTACACCGTCACCCAGACCGACGTCGACAACGGCGCGGTGGTCAACAACGCCGTCGCCACCGGCACCACGCCCGGGGGTGCCAGCGCGGTCTCCAACGAGTCGACCCACCGGGAGCCGACCAGCACCCGTGCCGCACTGGCGATGACCAAGACCTCCCAGCTCGCCGACCTCAACGGCAACGGCGGAGCGGACGTCGGCGAGACGATCAGCTACGAGTTCAGAGTGCGCAACGTCGGCGACGTGACGCTGCGGGTGCTGCGGGTCGACGACCCGATGCTGGCCGCCGCCGGGATCGAGGCGACCTGCACCGGCGAGCCGATCGAGCCGGGCCAGACGACCACCTGCTCGGCGACGTACACCGTCACCCAGGCCGACGTCGACCGCGGCACCATCACCAACACCGCGACCGCGGTGGCCAACGACCCCGAGGGCAACCCGGTGCGCTCGAACGAGTCCAGCACCTCGATCGACGCCGAGCAGACGCCCGCCTTCACCCTGGACAAGCAGGCCGACCTCAACGACGGAGACAGTGACGCGCTGGCGGATGCGGGCGAGACGATCGACTACTCCTTCGTCGTGACCAACACCGGCACCACGACGCTGACCAACGTCACCGTCACCGACCCCAAGCTCGGGGCGGTCGACTGCCCGACCGGGACGCTGGCCCCCGGCGCCTCGATCACGTGTACGGCGACCTACACC
- the groL gene encoding chaperonin GroEL (60 kDa chaperone family; promotes refolding of misfolded polypeptides especially under stressful conditions; forms two stacked rings of heptamers to form a barrel-shaped 14mer; ends can be capped by GroES; misfolded proteins enter the barrel where they are refolded when GroES binds), translated as MPKILEFDESARRSLERGVDALANAVKVTLGPKGRYVVLDKKWGAPTITNDGVTVAREVELDDPFENMGAQLTKEVATKTNDVAGDGTTTATVLAQAMVHEGLRSVAAGANPMALKRGMDAAAEAVGDALREGAREVETREDMASVATISSRDSHIGDLLAEAFDKVGKDGVITVEESNTMGTDLEFTEGMQFDKGYISAYMVTDTESMEAVLDDPYILLHQGKISSIQELLPLLEKVIQSGKPLFILAEDVDGEALSTLVVNKIRGTFTAVAVKSPAFGDRRKAMMQDIATLTGGQVVAPEVGLKLDQVGLDVLGTARRVVVTKDTTTIVDGGGEASEVEGRVNQLKAEIENTDSDWDREKLQERLAKLAGGVCVIRVGAATEVELKEKKHRIEDAVSATRAAIEEGIVAGGGSALIHASSVLSDDLGLKGDEAMGVRIVAKAVDEPLRWIAENGGDNGYVIVAKVREGGAGTGFNAATGEYGDLVAEGVLDPVKVTRSALVNATSIAGMLLTTETLVVDKPEDEEDAPAAGHGHGHGH; from the coding sequence ATGCCGAAGATCCTGGAGTTCGACGAGTCCGCCCGTCGCTCCCTCGAGCGCGGAGTCGACGCGCTCGCCAACGCCGTCAAGGTGACGCTGGGGCCCAAGGGCCGCTACGTCGTCCTCGACAAGAAGTGGGGCGCTCCCACCATCACCAACGACGGCGTGACCGTCGCTCGTGAGGTGGAGCTGGACGACCCGTTCGAGAACATGGGCGCCCAGCTGACCAAGGAGGTCGCCACCAAGACCAACGACGTCGCCGGTGACGGCACCACCACCGCGACCGTCCTGGCCCAGGCGATGGTCCACGAGGGCCTGCGCTCCGTGGCCGCCGGCGCCAACCCGATGGCCCTCAAGCGCGGCATGGACGCGGCGGCCGAGGCCGTCGGCGACGCGCTGCGCGAGGGTGCCCGCGAGGTCGAGACCCGCGAGGACATGGCCAGCGTCGCCACCATCTCCAGCCGCGACTCCCACATCGGCGACCTGCTCGCCGAGGCCTTCGACAAGGTCGGCAAGGACGGCGTGATCACGGTCGAGGAGTCCAACACCATGGGCACCGACCTGGAGTTCACCGAGGGGATGCAGTTCGACAAGGGCTACATCTCGGCCTACATGGTCACCGACACCGAGTCGATGGAGGCCGTCCTCGACGACCCCTACATCCTCCTGCACCAGGGCAAGATCTCCTCGATCCAGGAGCTGCTGCCCCTGCTGGAGAAGGTCATCCAGTCCGGCAAGCCGCTGTTCATCCTCGCCGAGGACGTCGACGGCGAGGCGCTCTCCACCCTGGTCGTGAACAAGATCCGCGGCACCTTCACCGCCGTCGCGGTCAAGTCGCCGGCCTTCGGCGACCGCCGCAAGGCGATGATGCAGGACATCGCGACGCTGACCGGCGGCCAGGTCGTGGCCCCCGAGGTCGGGCTCAAGCTCGACCAGGTCGGCCTCGACGTGCTGGGCACCGCCCGCCGCGTGGTCGTCACCAAGGACACCACCACCATCGTCGACGGCGGTGGCGAGGCGTCCGAGGTCGAGGGCCGGGTCAACCAGCTCAAGGCCGAGATCGAGAACACCGACTCCGACTGGGACCGCGAGAAGCTCCAGGAGCGCCTCGCGAAGCTGGCCGGCGGCGTGTGCGTGATCCGGGTCGGCGCGGCCACTGAGGTCGAGCTGAAGGAGAAGAAGCACCGGATCGAGGACGCGGTCTCCGCGACCCGTGCCGCGATCGAGGAGGGCATCGTCGCCGGCGGTGGCTCGGCGCTCATCCACGCCTCCTCCGTGCTCTCCGACGACCTCGGGCTCAAGGGCGACGAGGCGATGGGCGTGCGGATCGTGGCCAAGGCCGTCGACGAGCCGCTGCGCTGGATCGCCGAGAACGGCGGCGACAACGGCTACGTCATCGTCGCCAAGGTCCGCGAGGGCGGCGCCGGCACCGGCTTCAACGCCGCAACCGGCGAGTACGGCGACCTGGTCGCCGAGGGCGTCCTGGACCCGGTCAAGGTGACCCGCTCCGCGCTGGTCAACGCCACCTCGATCGCAGGCATGCTGCTCACGACCGAGACCCTGGTCGTGGACAAGCCCGAGGACGAGGAGGACGCTCCGGCCGCCGGCCACGGCCACGGGCACGGTCACTGA
- the groES gene encoding co-chaperone GroES, protein MSVNIKPLEDRIVVKPLDAEQTTASGLVIPDTAKEKPQEGEVLAIGPGRVDDAGNRVPIDVTVGDKVIYSKYGGTEVKYSGEELLILSARDVLAVVS, encoded by the coding sequence GTGTCGGTCAACATCAAGCCCCTCGAGGACCGCATCGTCGTCAAGCCGCTCGACGCGGAGCAGACCACCGCCTCCGGCCTGGTCATCCCCGACACCGCGAAGGAGAAGCCCCAGGAGGGCGAGGTCCTCGCGATCGGTCCCGGCCGCGTCGACGACGCCGGCAACCGCGTCCCGATCGACGTCACCGTCGGCGACAAGGTCATCTACAGCAAGTACGGCGGCACCGAGGTGAAGTACTCCGGCGAGGAGCTGCTCATCCTCTCGGCCCGCGACGTCCTCGCTGTCGTCTCCTGA
- a CDS encoding class I SAM-dependent methyltransferase, which yields MDVATFQWLLTDEGTALLAAAARAQEQGDPVRAAEEVRRLAPAASPEQRAAALSQAALRQRGRAKLGEAADRMWFTPDGLEQATAPPVAAHRAARLAASDLADDPRGVVDLGCGIGSDLIAMAGAGLAVSGVDLDPVRVAVARANLAAAGHAGEVHRADATEVDLDRFALAFADPARRGGRGRTFDPDSWTPPWPFVEHLLRRPGVVKVAPGIPHDLVPGDVEAEWVSLGGEVKEAALWSPYLATARRRATVITADGQVSLTEADDPWQGRDRPVRGLGGYLHEPDGAVIRAGLVTAVAALADGGLVDEHIAWVTSDAPASSPFARSYRVLERLPYREKQLRAALRERGIGRLAIKKRGVDVVPEQLRKRLALRGDEEGTLVLTRVAGEGTALLVRPL from the coding sequence ATGGACGTGGCGACCTTCCAGTGGCTGCTGACCGACGAGGGCACCGCACTGCTGGCGGCCGCCGCGCGGGCGCAGGAGCAGGGCGATCCGGTGCGCGCCGCGGAGGAGGTACGGCGCCTCGCGCCGGCCGCCTCCCCCGAGCAGCGCGCGGCCGCCCTCTCGCAGGCGGCATTGCGCCAGCGGGGCCGGGCGAAGCTCGGCGAGGCCGCGGACCGGATGTGGTTCACCCCCGACGGCCTGGAGCAGGCGACCGCTCCCCCGGTGGCCGCTCACCGCGCGGCGCGGCTGGCCGCGAGCGATCTCGCCGACGACCCGCGCGGGGTGGTGGACCTCGGCTGCGGCATCGGCAGCGACCTGATCGCGATGGCCGGCGCAGGGCTGGCCGTGAGCGGCGTCGATCTGGACCCGGTGAGGGTCGCCGTCGCGCGCGCCAACCTGGCCGCTGCCGGGCACGCGGGCGAGGTGCACCGAGCCGACGCGACCGAGGTCGACCTGGACCGCTTCGCGCTCGCCTTCGCCGATCCGGCCCGCCGCGGCGGTCGGGGCCGGACCTTCGACCCCGACTCCTGGACCCCGCCCTGGCCGTTCGTCGAGCATCTGCTGCGCCGACCGGGGGTGGTCAAGGTGGCGCCGGGCATCCCGCACGACCTGGTCCCGGGCGATGTCGAGGCGGAGTGGGTCTCGCTCGGCGGGGAGGTGAAGGAGGCGGCGCTGTGGTCGCCGTACCTCGCCACCGCGCGTCGCCGTGCCACCGTCATCACCGCCGACGGGCAGGTCTCGCTCACCGAGGCCGACGACCCCTGGCAGGGGCGGGACCGGCCGGTGCGGGGGCTCGGCGGCTACCTGCACGAGCCGGACGGTGCGGTGATCCGGGCCGGGCTGGTGACAGCGGTGGCCGCGCTGGCCGACGGCGGGCTCGTGGACGAGCACATCGCCTGGGTCACCTCCGACGCGCCCGCATCGAGTCCCTTCGCCCGCTCCTACCGGGTGCTCGAGCGCCTTCCCTACCGGGAGAAGCAGCTGCGGGCGGCGCTGCGCGAGCGCGGGATCGGGCGCCTGGCGATCAAGAAGCGCGGGGTCGACGTGGTGCCCGAGCAGCTGCGCAAGCGGCTGGCGCTGCGCGGCGACGAGGAGGGCACGCTGGTGCTCACCCGGGTCGCCGGCGAGGGCACCGCGCTGCTCGTGCGGCCCCTGTGA